A genome region from Aythya fuligula isolate bAytFul2 chromosome 31, bAytFul2.pri, whole genome shotgun sequence includes the following:
- the LOC116500139 gene encoding olfactory receptor 14C36-like, which produces MSNSSFPTEFLLLPFADTRELQLLHFGLFLGIYLAALLGNGLILTAVTCDHHLHTPMYFFLLNLALLDLGTITTTVPKAMANSLWDTTAISYAGCAAQVFFCFFFLSAEFSILTIMAYDRYIAICKPLHYRTIMNSRTCVNMAAATWGSGFLYAVLHTANTFSLPLCQGNALDQFFCEIPQILKLSCSDAYLREVGLLMLSVTVASGCFVFLVLSYVQIFRAVLKIPLQQGRHKAFSMCLPHLVVVSLFISSGTFVYLKPPSMSSSSLNLLLAVLYSVVPPAVNPLIYSMRNQELKDAVWKVMTGVCQKQ; this is translated from the coding sequence atgtccaacagcagcttccccacagagttcctcctcctgccattcgCAGACACacgtgagctgcagctcctgcacttcgggctcttcctgggcatctacctggctgccctcctgggcaacggcctcatcctcacagctGTAACCTGcgaccaccacctccacacccccatgtacttcttcctcctcaatcTCGCACTCCTCGACCTGGGCACTATTACCAccactgtccccaaagccatggccaattccctGTGGGACACCACAGCCATTTCCTACGCAGGTTGTGCTGCTcaggtttttttctgtttctttttcctttcagcagagTTTTCTATTCTCACCATCATGGCTTACGaccgctacattgccatctgcaaaccccTGCACTACAGAACAATAATGAACAGCAGAACTTGTGTCAACATGGCAGCAGCTACCTGGGGCAGTGGTTTTCTctatgctgtgctgcacactgccaatacattttccctacccctctgccaaggcaatgccctggaccagttcttctgtgaaataccccagatcctcaagctctcctgctcagatgcctacctcagaGAAGTTGGGCTTCTTATGCTTAGTGTCACTGTAGCAtctggctgttttgttttccttgtgttgtcctatgtgcagatcttcagggctgtgctgaagATCCCCTTACAACAGGgacggcacaaagccttttccatgtgcctccctcacctggttGTGGTCTCCCTGTTCATCAGCAGTGGCACATTTGTCTATCTGAAGCCTCCTTCtatgtcctcctcctccctgaatcttttgctggcagttctgtactcggtggtgcctccagcagtgaaccccctcatctacagcatgaggaaccaggagctgaaggaTGCAGTGTGGAAAGTGATGACTGGAGTGTGTCAGAAACAATAA